In Bacillus sp. KH172YL63, one genomic interval encodes:
- the typA gene encoding translational GTPase TypA: MKLRNDLRNIAIIAHVDHGKTTLVDELLKQSGIFRENETVSERAMDSNDLERERGITILAKNTAIQYKDSRINILDTPGHADFGGEVERIMKMVDGVLLVVDAYEGCMPQTRFVLKKALEQNLTPIVVVNKIDKPSARPEEVIDEVLELFIELDANDEQLEFPVVYASAINGTASTDPDPAKQDENMQCLYDSIIEHIPAPVDNSEDPLQFQVALLDYNDYVGRIGIGRVFRGTMKVGQQVVLMKLDGSIKQFRVTKIFGFFGLKREEIQEAKAGDLIAVSGMEDINVGETVCPVEHQDQLPVLRIDEPTLQMTFLVNNSPFAGREGKFVTARKIEERLMAQLQTDVSLRVEPTDSPDAWTVSGRGELHLSILIENMRREGYELQVSKPQVIIKDVDGVQSEPVERVQIDIPEEYMGGVIESLGQRKGEMLDMVNNGNGQVRLIFMVPARGLIGYSTEFMTLTRGYGIINHTFDSYQPLQKGRVGGRRQGVLVSMETGKASQYGIMQVEDRGIIFVEAGTEIYGGMIVGEHTRENDITVNITKLKQATNVRSANKDQTVTIKKARIMTLEESLEYLNDDEYCEVTPESIRLRKKILDKNERERAEKKNKVSQ; this comes from the coding sequence ATGAAATTAAGAAATGACCTTAGAAATATCGCGATCATCGCTCACGTTGACCACGGTAAAACAACTTTGGTAGATGAACTTTTAAAACAATCAGGAATCTTCCGTGAAAATGAAACAGTTTCAGAACGTGCGATGGATTCAAATGATCTGGAAAGAGAACGCGGTATTACAATTTTGGCGAAAAATACAGCGATTCAATATAAAGATTCACGTATCAACATCCTTGATACACCAGGGCATGCCGACTTTGGTGGAGAAGTTGAGCGTATCATGAAAATGGTAGACGGAGTGCTGCTAGTGGTGGATGCGTACGAAGGATGTATGCCACAAACCCGTTTCGTATTGAAAAAGGCTTTGGAACAAAACCTTACTCCGATCGTCGTTGTAAACAAAATCGACAAACCTTCAGCCCGTCCGGAAGAAGTTATCGATGAAGTCCTTGAACTATTCATTGAGCTGGACGCAAATGATGAGCAGCTTGAATTCCCGGTAGTATATGCTTCTGCGATCAACGGTACTGCAAGTACAGATCCGGATCCGGCTAAACAAGACGAGAACATGCAGTGTCTTTATGATTCAATCATCGAGCACATCCCTGCACCAGTAGACAATTCAGAAGACCCGCTACAATTCCAGGTAGCTCTTCTTGATTACAATGATTATGTTGGACGTATCGGAATCGGCCGTGTATTCAGAGGGACGATGAAAGTAGGTCAACAGGTTGTCCTGATGAAGCTTGATGGCTCGATTAAACAATTCCGTGTAACAAAGATCTTCGGTTTCTTCGGATTAAAGCGTGAAGAGATTCAAGAAGCGAAAGCAGGAGACTTGATCGCGGTATCAGGAATGGAAGACATTAACGTAGGTGAAACAGTTTGTCCGGTTGAACATCAGGATCAGCTTCCGGTTCTTCGCATTGACGAACCAACTCTGCAAATGACATTCTTGGTAAATAACAGTCCATTTGCCGGCAGAGAAGGTAAATTCGTTACTGCGAGAAAAATCGAAGAGCGCCTTATGGCTCAACTTCAAACAGATGTAAGCTTACGCGTTGAACCAACGGATTCTCCTGATGCATGGACAGTTTCAGGACGCGGAGAGCTTCACCTTTCCATCCTGATTGAAAACATGCGCCGTGAAGGATATGAGCTGCAAGTGTCCAAGCCTCAGGTAATCATCAAAGATGTAGATGGTGTACAAAGTGAGCCTGTAGAGCGTGTCCAAATCGATATCCCTGAAGAATATATGGGTGGCGTAATCGAATCCCTTGGTCAACGTAAAGGTGAAATGCTGGATATGGTGAACAACGGTAACGGCCAAGTTCGTCTAATCTTCATGGTACCGGCACGTGGCTTGATCGGATATTCAACTGAATTCATGACGCTTACACGTGGTTATGGAATCATCAACCATACATTTGACAGCTATCAGCCGCTTCAAAAAGGCCGCGTTGGCGGACGTCGCCAAGGTGTTCTTGTTTCAATGGAAACAGGAAAAGCGTCTCAATATGGAATCATGCAAGTTGAAGACCGGGGAATCATCTTCGTGGAAGCTGGTACAGAAATCTACGGCGGTATGATTGTCGGGGAGCACACGAGAGAAAATGATATCACGGTAAATATCACGAAGCTGAAGCAGGCGACAAACGTCCGTTCTGCCAATAAAGATCAGACAGTCACAATCAAGAAGGCAAGAATCATGACGCTTGAGGAATCCCTTGAGTATCTGAACGATGATGAGTATTGTGAAGTGACGCCTGAATCGATCCGTCTTCGTAAGAAAATCCTTGATAAGAATGAACGTGAAAGAGCCGAAAAGAAAAATAAGGTTTCTCAATAA
- a CDS encoding YlaH-like family protein, giving the protein MDVTERLSFFASLYRVDENAEMGMWLLYITIVGLSILVYKLGFAKKLPVLKSIMIYTFLILGCTVLTFLGIFLPVAEGLVVAAMILVIYKVRLHNEKKKGTFS; this is encoded by the coding sequence ATGGATGTAACAGAGCGTTTGTCCTTTTTCGCATCCCTTTACCGTGTTGACGAAAACGCGGAAATGGGTATGTGGCTGCTTTATATAACCATAGTCGGTCTCTCGATCTTAGTGTACAAGCTTGGCTTTGCCAAGAAGCTGCCGGTGTTGAAATCCATTATGATTTACACCTTTCTTATTCTCGGCTGTACGGTCCTGACGTTTCTCGGCATCTTCCTGCCGGTCGCTGAAGGGCTGGTCGTGGCGGCAATGATCCTCGTGATCTACAAAGTCCGTCTTCATAATGAAAAGAAAAAAGGCACGTTTTCGTAA
- a CDS encoding YlaI family protein, with protein sequence MRVKCALCEIIENIDDYSLQAKKLRNRPIHTYMCEPCHDRIKEKTAERVSTGNFRFYRSPQVKDEF encoded by the coding sequence ATGAGAGTAAAATGTGCACTGTGTGAAATTATTGAAAATATTGATGACTATTCCTTACAGGCAAAGAAATTGCGAAATCGACCGATCCATACGTACATGTGTGAGCCATGCCACGACCGGATCAAAGAAAAGACGGCGGAACGGGTTTCGACAGGGAACTTTCGGTTTTACCGTTCCCCACAGGTAAAAGATGAATTCTAA
- a CDS encoding pyridoxamine 5'-phosphate oxidase family protein, whose amino-acid sequence MANRVEPGLIPVLFDELQSERFVTVATVDFETNGPNVSAISWVFAADEMTLLLAVDQRSRILQNIKGNPLVVVNLIANESTYSISGEAEVTEEKLAGVPLKLSLVKIAINEVRDVMFYGSKISSEPSYEKTYDKKAADRLDRQVIEAMKNA is encoded by the coding sequence ATGGCAAACAGAGTAGAACCCGGTTTGATTCCTGTGTTATTCGATGAACTGCAGTCAGAGCGGTTTGTAACGGTTGCTACAGTGGATTTTGAAACAAACGGGCCTAATGTCAGTGCCATATCCTGGGTATTTGCAGCTGATGAAATGACACTGTTGTTAGCCGTGGATCAACGCTCGAGAATTCTCCAAAATATAAAGGGCAACCCGCTGGTCGTGGTGAATTTGATTGCCAACGAATCAACATACTCCATCAGTGGTGAAGCCGAAGTCACAGAGGAGAAATTGGCAGGGGTCCCGTTAAAACTGTCCCTTGTTAAGATTGCGATTAATGAGGTAAGAGATGTCATGTTTTACGGATCAAAGATATCTTCTGAACCTTCATATGAAAAGACATACGATAAAAAGGCAGCGGACCGTTTGGATCGCCAAGTAATTGAAGCCATGAAAAATGCTTAG
- a CDS encoding YhcN/YlaJ family sporulation lipoprotein, translating to MNKFISLLLVTVILAACANKNDVGYKNDANSQNNKPITVQDSNIQSVKRKSGQQISKHLVELTTSVPDVKDATAVVIGKYAFVGIDIDADVERSQVGSIKYSVAEALQHDPYGAEAIVIADPDLFARLKEISKDIQRGEPVQGIMNELSDISGRLMPEIPKSLKQTDPENAPDEPKKKMNKGKEKQLKEEQKDQTYDKID from the coding sequence ATGAATAAATTCATCTCTCTACTATTGGTCACCGTCATCTTAGCAGCATGTGCCAACAAAAACGATGTAGGGTATAAGAACGATGCGAACAGTCAAAATAATAAGCCGATTACGGTTCAGGATAGTAATATTCAATCCGTAAAACGAAAGTCCGGCCAACAAATCTCAAAGCATCTGGTTGAGCTGACCACGAGTGTACCTGACGTAAAGGATGCCACTGCAGTAGTCATCGGGAAATATGCTTTTGTCGGGATTGATATCGACGCAGATGTCGAGCGCTCCCAGGTAGGCTCAATCAAATACTCTGTCGCAGAAGCTCTTCAGCATGATCCATACGGTGCAGAAGCGATCGTGATCGCTGACCCTGATCTTTTCGCCCGCCTGAAAGAAATCAGCAAGGATATACAAAGAGGTGAGCCGGTTCAAGGAATCATGAATGAGCTTTCTGATATTTCAGGAAGGTTGATGCCAGAAATCCCTAAATCGTTAAAACAGACGGATCCGGAGAATGCTCCTGACGAACCGAAGAAGAAAATGAATAAAGGAAAAGAGAAGCAGCTTAAGGAAGAACAAAAAGATCAAACCTATGATAAGATCGATTGA
- a CDS encoding PhoH family protein, with product MKKIYVLDTNVLLQDPQAIFSFQDNEVVIPAVVLEEVDSKKRYMDEIGRNARHVSKLIDNLRQEGKLHEKIPLYTGGSLRIELNHRSFQQLQDIFVEKTNDNRIIAVAKNLSLEEEAKKDGKSVILVSKDTLVRVKADALGLQAEDFLSDRVIEVNDIYTGFIELYIERELLDKFYDKGELPLTDMTKQRFYSHQFLIMKDALGSSASALGMVDGTGMKVKKLVYDQEHMWGIKARNVQQTMATELLLRDDISLVTMIGKAGTGKTLLALAAGLLQTEDFNKFNKLLVARPIVPVGKDIGYLPGEKQEKLRPWMQPIYDNLEYLFNTKKPGELDDILAGMGSIEVEALTYIRGRSIPDQYIIIDEAQNLTKHEVKTILTRVGERSKIVLMGDPAQIDHPYLDEYNNGLTYVVEKFKDQKLAGHVKLMKGERSGLAQLAADIL from the coding sequence TTGAAAAAAATTTATGTATTAGATACCAATGTCTTATTACAAGATCCACAAGCCATCTTTTCTTTTCAGGATAATGAGGTGGTTATACCTGCAGTCGTATTAGAAGAAGTGGACTCTAAAAAGCGTTATATGGATGAAATCGGAAGAAACGCAAGACATGTATCGAAACTGATAGATAATTTACGGCAAGAAGGAAAGCTCCATGAAAAGATCCCTCTCTACACAGGAGGATCACTGCGAATTGAACTCAATCATCGATCATTTCAGCAGTTGCAAGATATTTTTGTCGAAAAAACAAATGATAACCGGATCATAGCCGTCGCAAAAAACCTTTCTCTTGAAGAAGAAGCGAAAAAGGACGGTAAATCGGTGATATTGGTCAGCAAGGATACCCTTGTACGGGTGAAAGCCGATGCCTTAGGGTTGCAGGCGGAGGATTTCCTGAGCGACAGAGTCATTGAAGTGAATGATATTTATACCGGATTTATCGAATTATATATAGAAAGAGAACTTCTTGATAAATTTTATGACAAAGGGGAACTTCCTCTTACCGATATGACAAAGCAGCGATTTTATTCCCACCAATTCCTGATCATGAAAGATGCCCTTGGAAGCTCTGCTTCTGCTCTTGGAATGGTGGACGGCACCGGAATGAAAGTAAAGAAGTTAGTGTATGATCAAGAGCATATGTGGGGGATCAAGGCTAGAAACGTCCAGCAGACAATGGCGACGGAGCTGTTATTACGAGATGATATCTCACTTGTGACGATGATCGGGAAAGCGGGGACAGGAAAGACCCTTCTTGCACTCGCCGCAGGACTTTTGCAGACAGAGGATTTCAATAAGTTCAATAAATTACTCGTCGCCCGTCCAATCGTTCCGGTCGGTAAAGATATCGGCTATCTTCCAGGAGAAAAACAGGAAAAACTCAGACCCTGGATGCAGCCGATCTATGATAATCTTGAATACCTTTTTAATACGAAAAAACCGGGGGAACTGGATGATATTCTTGCCGGGATGGGCTCAATAGAAGTGGAAGCACTAACCTATATTAGGGGGCGGAGCATCCCTGATCAATACATCATCATCGATGAAGCACAAAATCTGACCAAACACGAAGTGAAAACCATCCTGACCCGGGTGGGGGAGCGGAGTAAAATCGTCCTGATGGGAGATCCGGCCCAAATAGATCACCCGTATCTTGATGAATACAATAACGGATTGACCTACGTAGTTGAAAAATTTAAAGATCAAAAATTAGCTGGACATGTCAAGCTGATGAAAGGGGAGAGATCCGGTCTTGCCCAACTGGCAGCGGATATCCTGTAA